Genomic window (Acidimicrobiia bacterium):
ACGTCGATCGCGAACGACTGCGAGATCGTCGACTCCGAGATCGAGCACAGCGTCGTCCTCGAACGCAGCCGCATCGTCGGCGTCCACCGGCTGCAGGACTCCTTGCTCGGGCGCGAGGTCGAGGTCGTACGATCTCAGCTCCGGCCCCGGGCGAGCCGGCTCATGTTGGGCGACCATTCCCGCGTCGAGCTCGAATAGGAGACCCTCACTGATGGCCACGGTCACCGAGTCGGACACGATCGCCGGCGTCTATCTCGTCGAGCCCGTCATCCACCGCGACCCGCGCGGTCTGTTCGTCGAGACCTACCGGCGCGCGTGGATCCCGAACGGGCGCGAGATGATCCAGTCGAACCGCGCCGACCGTTCCCCCGGCTGCGTCGTCGGTCTCCACTATCACCTCCACCAGGCCGACTACTGGTACGTGCCGTTCGGGCGCGCGCGCATCGTGCTGCACGACCTGCGCCACGGCAGCCCCACCGACGGGGCGACCATGTCGTTCGACCTCGGACTCCCCGAGGGCACCGGCGTCGAGCACGATCACCGCGGCGTGTTCATCCCGCCCGGCGTCGCGCACGGCTTCGCGTCGCTCACCGAGATGACGATCACGTATCTCGTCGACGGCTACTACAACGCGGCCGACGAGCTCGGTGTCGCGTACAACGACCCGGAGATCAACGGCGACTGGCACGTGAAGGACCCGGTGCTCTCGAACCGCGACCGCGAGAACCCCTGGCGGCGCGACCTCGAGGCCGGCGCGCGCCCGGTGTGGCCACTGCGCACGTGAAGATCCTCGTCACCGGGGGCGCGGGCTTCATCGGCTCGAACTACGTCCGCCATGTGCTCGCGAACACCGACGACGAAGTCACGGTCTACGACGCGCTCACCTACGCGGGCAATCTCTCGACCTTGCGCGACGTCGACGACAGCCCGCGCTACGAGTTCGTCAAGGGGAACATCACCGACCCGGGCACGCTCGAGTCGGCGATGCGCGGGCACGACGCGGTCGTGCACTTCGCGGCCGAGAGCCATGTCGACCGCTCGATCGCCGGTCCGGACGACTTCATCAACACGAACTGCTTCGGCACGAACATCGTGATGGACACCGCGCGCCGCCTCGAGATGGCGCGCGTCGTGCACATCGGCACCGACGAGGTGTACGGATCGGTCGAGGTCGGGTCGTCGAGCGAGAGCGATCCGCTCGAGCCCCGCTCCCCGTACTCCGCGTCGAAGGCGGGCAGCGACCTGATCGCGCTCTCGTATCACCACACGTACGGGCTTCCGGTCGTCGTCACGCGCTGCACGAACAACTTCGGGGCGTTCCAGTACCCCGAGAAGGTCATCCCGCTCTTCACCACGAACCTGCTCGACGGCAAGCGCGTGCCGCTGTACGGCGACGGCCTGAACGAGCGCGACTGGATCCACGTCGACGACCACTGCGCGGGCGTGCACCTCGCGCTCGAGCGCGGCGAGCCGGGCGACATCTACAACATCGGCGCCGGCAACGAGACGCCGAACCGCGTGCTCGTCGACAAACTGCTCACGCTGCTGGGTCGCGACGACTCGTTCGTCGAGTACGTGCCCGACCGCCTCGGCCACGACCGCCGCTACTCCGTCGACATCGCCAAGGTCACGGCGCTCGGTTGGAAGAAGCAGCGCACGCTCGACGAGGCGCTCGCCGAGACCGTCGAGTGGTACCGCGCGAACCGGTGGTGGTGGGAACCGCTGAAGGCGGGCGCGTGAGGATCTTCGTCACCGGTGCCGGCGGCCAGGTCGGCCACGAGGTCGCGGCGCGCTTCCACGCGGCCGAACGCCACACCGTCGTCGCCGCCGACCACGCGACGCTCGACGTCGGTGACCGCGACGCGGTGCTCCAGGCGATCACGTCGACACGGCCCGATGTCGTCGTGCACTGCGCGGCCTGGACCGCGGTCGACGCGTGCGAAGGCGATCCCGACCGCGCGTTCCTCGTGAACGCGCTGGGAACCCGATACGTCGCCGAGGCGTGCGCGCGCACCGACGCGCACCTGATCACCATCTCCACCGACTACGTGTTCGACGGCGACCAGCCCGAGCCGTACGTGGAGTGGGACCGACCGAACCCGCGCTCGGTGTACGGGCGCTCGAAGCTCGCGAGCGAGACCGAGGCGGCAGGTTGTACGAGCGCGACCGTGGTGCGCACGTCGTGGGTGTGCGGCGCGTACGGCGCCAACATGGTGAAGACGATCCTGCGGCTCGCGGCCGAGCACGACACGCTCACGTTCGTCGACGACCAGCGTGGTCACCCCTCGTTCGCCGACGACCTCGCGGTGATGCTCGAACGGTTCGCGATCGATCGCCGCCCGGGCGTGTTCCACGTCACGAACCAGGGCGCGGTCAGCTGGTACGAGTTCGCACGCGAGGTGCTTTCGGCGGCCGGCCTCGACGCCGATCGGGTGAAGCCGATCTCGACCGCCGAGCTCACGCCGCCCCGCCCCGCGCCGCGGCCCCGCAACTCGGTGCTCGACAACGCCGCGCTCCGCCTCGGCGGCGTGCCCCTGCTCCCCGACTTCCGCGAGCCGCTGAGCCGGCTCGTGAAGCAGCTCACCGCCTGACCTGCGGACGAGCGCGGCACGCGGCGAGGTGCCGTCGGTCGCACGCGCGCGGATGCTATTTTCCGCCCGTTGACGACGGTTGTTGATCGCGACGCTTCGGACGCCACGACCGCGTCGAGCTCGTCGCAACCGATCCTCGAACGGCTCGCGGCCTCGCGACTAGCCGAGACGATGGCGGTCCTCGTCTCGCCGGTCGTGCTGTTCTACGTCCTGCGCATGCGCCCGATGGCGCCGAACGACCTGCCCGATCCCGGCATCCACACCGCGTACATCGTGCACTCGCGCGACATGTTCGCGCGCTACTTCGCGGTGATGTCGCCGTCGGCGCGCATGCGGGAGGCATATCGCATCGGATTCCTCGCGCCCGCACATCTCTTCTACGAGCTGTTCGGTGCGCTCCCGGGTTTCTTCGTCACTCGCTACTTCTTCGCGCTGATCGCGATCGCGCCGACGTATCTCCTGCTGCGCCGACTCTACGGCCGCCCCGCCGCCGCGCTCGGTGTGATCGTCGTGCTCAGCAACCCCGTGTTCATCACCGCGTGGGGTACCGACTACCCCGACTCCGCGCTCATCGCGTACGCAACCGGCGCGCTCGCCTGCATGGCGATGCCTTCCAAACGGCGCGGCATCTGGGTCGCACTCGGAGCTGCGCTCTACACGGCCGGAGTCTGGACCTTCGGCGTCGGGGCATTCGTGGCCGTCGCCGCCTTCGTCGGGCTCGTCGCGATCGGCCTGATCCGCGATCGCAAACGCGTGCTCGCGGGGATCATCGTCTTCGCGGGCGCAGCACTGATCGTGACCATCGTGCTGAGCCTCGTCTTCGAGAACATGTTCGGACACCTCGACTTCATCCGGCCGACGTTCGACTCGGCCCGCTTTCTGAGCCAACCCGAGCAAACCC
Coding sequences:
- a CDS encoding dTDP-4-dehydrorhamnose 3,5-epimerase family protein, which codes for MATVTESDTIAGVYLVEPVIHRDPRGLFVETYRRAWIPNGREMIQSNRADRSPGCVVGLHYHLHQADYWYVPFGRARIVLHDLRHGSPTDGATMSFDLGLPEGTGVEHDHRGVFIPPGVAHGFASLTEMTITYLVDGYYNAADELGVAYNDPEINGDWHVKDPVLSNRDRENPWRRDLEAGARPVWPLRT
- the rfbB gene encoding dTDP-glucose 4,6-dehydratase; protein product: MKILVTGGAGFIGSNYVRHVLANTDDEVTVYDALTYAGNLSTLRDVDDSPRYEFVKGNITDPGTLESAMRGHDAVVHFAAESHVDRSIAGPDDFINTNCFGTNIVMDTARRLEMARVVHIGTDEVYGSVEVGSSSESDPLEPRSPYSASKAGSDLIALSYHHTYGLPVVVTRCTNNFGAFQYPEKVIPLFTTNLLDGKRVPLYGDGLNERDWIHVDDHCAGVHLALERGEPGDIYNIGAGNETPNRVLVDKLLTLLGRDDSFVEYVPDRLGHDRRYSVDIAKVTALGWKKQRTLDEALAETVEWYRANRWWWEPLKAGA
- the rfbD gene encoding dTDP-4-dehydrorhamnose reductase, which gives rise to MRIFVTGAGGQVGHEVAARFHAAERHTVVAADHATLDVGDRDAVLQAITSTRPDVVVHCAAWTAVDACEGDPDRAFLVNALGTRYVAEACARTDAHLITISTDYVFDGDQPEPYVEWDRPNPRSVYGRSKLASETEAAGCTSATVVRTSWVCGAYGANMVKTILRLAAEHDTLTFVDDQRGHPSFADDLAVMLERFAIDRRPGVFHVTNQGAVSWYEFAREVLSAAGLDADRVKPISTAELTPPRPAPRPRNSVLDNAALRLGGVPLLPDFREPLSRLVKQLTA